One window from the genome of Actinoplanes teichomyceticus ATCC 31121 encodes:
- a CDS encoding Lrp/AsnC family transcriptional regulator yields MGIDELDRKVTHALRINGRAGYREIGAVLGVSDQTVARRYRRLRDEAGLRVVGLPNPIELGYETWVLRLRAAPDAAVAIAGALARRPDTGWVSITSGGTEIACNVRVPASTDRESLLLQKLPRTPRLVAVSAHCVIHHYVGGAVGPDRRDDALTAEQIAALSPARAGGARAAAHLTDADAPLIEALSRDGRLSYTELAAATGWPESTARRRMQELFDSGSLYTDVEIEPELLGFRAAVLLWLSVTPSRVAPVGAALREHEEVVFAAATTGPTNLHVTALCRDMPAFYRYVTERLGSLHGVQRIESAPVLRHVKQLGAVR; encoded by the coding sequence GTGGGAATCGACGAGCTGGACCGGAAGGTGACGCACGCGCTGCGGATCAACGGGCGGGCCGGGTACCGCGAGATCGGCGCGGTGCTCGGCGTCTCCGACCAGACCGTCGCCCGGCGCTACCGCCGGTTGCGCGACGAGGCGGGCCTGCGGGTGGTCGGCCTGCCCAACCCCATCGAGCTGGGGTACGAGACCTGGGTGCTGCGCCTGCGCGCCGCGCCGGACGCCGCCGTGGCGATCGCCGGGGCGCTGGCCCGCCGGCCGGACACCGGATGGGTGTCGATCACCTCCGGCGGCACGGAGATCGCCTGCAACGTCCGCGTCCCGGCGTCCACCGACCGCGAGTCGCTGCTGCTGCAGAAGCTCCCGCGGACGCCGCGCCTGGTCGCGGTCAGCGCGCACTGCGTGATCCATCACTACGTCGGTGGCGCGGTCGGGCCGGACCGCCGCGACGACGCCCTCACCGCGGAGCAGATCGCCGCGCTGAGCCCGGCCCGGGCGGGCGGCGCCCGGGCCGCGGCGCACCTGACCGACGCGGACGCGCCGCTGATCGAGGCGCTCTCCCGGGACGGGCGGCTCAGCTACACCGAGCTGGCCGCGGCGACCGGGTGGCCGGAGTCGACCGCGCGCCGCCGGATGCAGGAGCTGTTCGACTCCGGCTCGCTCTACACCGACGTGGAGATCGAGCCGGAGCTGCTCGGCTTCCGCGCGGCGGTGCTGCTCTGGCTGTCGGTCACGCCGTCGCGGGTCGCCCCGGTCGGCGCGGCGCTGCGCGAGCATGAGGAGGTGGTCTTCGCGGCGGCCACCACCGGTCCGACGAACCTGCACGTCACCGCGCTCTGCCGGGACATGCCGGCGTTCTACCGGTACGTGACCGAGCGGCTGGGTTCGCTGCACGGGGTGCAGCGGATCGAGTCGGCGCCGGTGCTGCGGCACGTCAAGCAGCTGGGCGCGGTGCGCTGA
- a CDS encoding MFS transporter translates to MSRSARMVALVRYPDAPVGILLVMRKWSPLIAVCLGTFLLLVDVTIVVVALPAIAGKFGAGYADLQWVLDGYALALAALLLGAGSLADRYGRRRTYLVGIGIFAASSLLCAIAPNEQALIAARVLQGAGGAAMFATTAALLNVTYHGHDRGVAFGVWGAVNGAAAAAGPLAGGLLTEHFGWRWIFLVNLPICLAAVWFTVRGVTESRAPWGGRFDLPGTVTFTVAAGAATYGLIRAGDAGWSDGVALAALAAGLLALIAFVGAELRSDHPMLDLKLFRRTPFTVLIIAAFLTQAAAFGYLPFATVWLQQVLGNGPVDAGLVGALPMAAASLLVGAAAGRMLQRIAPRWTVGAGLLLIAAGDLMQARLGADSTGKALIPGLIVVGIGVGSVLPSLSSAVLGQVPRERSGMAGGALNTFRQLGFALGVAVFGTIFADHVADGHGQPAGFAAGLNATLLVAAGTAALAGVLVLLFVRHRPASVVHGGSPAGASAPGAVAAPAAS, encoded by the coding sequence ATGTCGAGATCCGCAAGGATGGTCGCGCTGGTTCGTTACCCGGACGCGCCGGTCGGCATCCTGCTGGTCATGCGCAAATGGTCACCACTGATCGCCGTCTGCCTCGGCACCTTCCTGTTGCTGGTGGACGTCACCATCGTCGTCGTCGCCCTGCCGGCCATCGCCGGCAAGTTCGGAGCCGGCTACGCCGACCTGCAGTGGGTGCTCGACGGGTACGCCCTCGCCCTCGCCGCCCTGCTGCTGGGCGCCGGTTCCCTGGCCGACCGGTACGGCCGCCGCCGCACCTACCTGGTCGGCATCGGCATCTTCGCCGCCTCCTCGCTGCTGTGCGCGATCGCCCCGAACGAGCAGGCGCTGATCGCCGCCCGGGTGCTGCAGGGCGCCGGCGGCGCGGCCATGTTCGCCACCACGGCCGCCCTGCTCAACGTCACGTACCACGGCCACGACCGGGGCGTCGCGTTCGGCGTCTGGGGCGCGGTCAACGGCGCCGCCGCGGCCGCCGGCCCACTCGCCGGCGGCCTGCTCACCGAGCACTTCGGCTGGCGCTGGATCTTCCTGGTCAACCTGCCGATCTGCCTGGCCGCCGTCTGGTTCACGGTGCGCGGGGTGACCGAGTCCCGGGCGCCGTGGGGCGGCCGCTTCGACCTGCCCGGCACGGTCACCTTCACGGTGGCGGCGGGGGCCGCGACGTACGGGCTGATCCGCGCCGGCGACGCCGGCTGGAGCGACGGCGTGGCGCTGGCCGCGCTCGCCGCCGGCCTGCTCGCCCTGATCGCGTTCGTCGGGGCCGAGCTGCGCTCCGACCATCCGATGCTGGACCTGAAGCTGTTCCGCCGGACCCCGTTCACCGTGCTGATCATCGCCGCGTTCCTGACCCAGGCGGCCGCGTTCGGCTACCTGCCGTTCGCCACGGTGTGGCTGCAGCAGGTGCTCGGCAACGGCCCGGTCGACGCCGGCCTGGTGGGCGCGCTGCCGATGGCCGCCGCGTCCCTGCTCGTCGGCGCGGCCGCCGGGCGGATGCTGCAGCGGATCGCGCCGCGCTGGACGGTCGGCGCCGGCCTGCTGCTGATCGCGGCCGGTGACCTGATGCAGGCCCGGCTCGGCGCGGACAGCACCGGCAAGGCGCTGATCCCCGGCCTGATCGTGGTCGGCATCGGGGTCGGCTCGGTGCTGCCGTCGCTGTCGTCGGCGGTGCTCGGCCAGGTGCCGCGCGAGCGCAGCGGGATGGCCGGCGGGGCGCTGAACACGTTCCGGCAGCTCGGGTTCGCGCTCGGGGTGGCGGTGTTCGGCACGATCTTCGCCGACCACGTGGCGGACGGGCACGGGCAGCCGGCCGGGTTCGCCGCCGGGCTGAACGCGACACTGCTGGTCGCCGCGGGGACCGCCGCGCTGGCCGGGGTGCTGGTGCTGCTGTTCGTGCGGCACCGTCCGGCGTCCGTGGTGCACGGCGGGTCGCCGGCGGGCGCTTCCGCGCCGGGGGCGGTGGCCGCCCCGGCAGCCTCCTGA
- a CDS encoding PrsW family glutamic-type intramembrane protease, giving the protein MSVTATRSPEPAWRARGPQALLGVGLLFNALYAVVLLIDAARPRAGADEPALAALSDTMPVLMRVVVRLAWVGWAVAAGIESAVALRRRGAGGRWLRRLPADRVLHLGAAIVLLVPFAIHPVRILAGHPLITLLCAPTTAFGIWTVRRFQRWRRSPWWLAAAVFGWGAVIAAGFGVVMNSTLQLASISYYAAPGRLGQALHWSSATTFVSAGTMEELGKGAAVGLAYLLFRRHLDGVVAGLVLGGLTGLGFNLTETVLFMTADGGAGAGLHYWIRQSFALLGAHTAFSAVVGAGFGLATALGSRRRRVLVVAAGYLAAAGVHFADDVILDALSTGDITVPIHGGALTEMLLVQPLTLVVLQGPLVAVYLVLLRQGSRGQAARLAADLRAAAADPAGGIRPAEVPVLLSPRRRTGARLAAWRRHGWEALAAVRRLHAAQYELAATHREEPERLARLRLRIAQQRRLLGAAMTAARATKAAA; this is encoded by the coding sequence ATGTCGGTGACCGCCACCCGGTCCCCCGAGCCGGCCTGGCGCGCCCGGGGGCCGCAGGCGCTGCTGGGCGTTGGCCTGCTCTTCAACGCCCTCTACGCCGTCGTCCTGCTGATCGACGCGGCCCGGCCGCGCGCCGGCGCGGACGAGCCCGCGTTGGCGGCGCTCAGCGACACCATGCCGGTGCTCATGCGGGTCGTCGTGCGCCTCGCCTGGGTCGGCTGGGCCGTGGCGGCCGGGATCGAAAGCGCCGTCGCCCTACGCCGTCGCGGGGCCGGGGGCCGGTGGCTGCGCCGGCTGCCCGCGGACCGGGTGCTGCACCTGGGGGCGGCGATCGTCCTGCTGGTGCCGTTCGCGATCCATCCGGTGCGCATCCTGGCCGGTCACCCGTTGATCACGCTGTTGTGCGCGCCCACCACCGCCTTCGGCATCTGGACGGTTCGCCGCTTCCAGCGCTGGCGGAGGTCACCGTGGTGGCTGGCCGCTGCCGTCTTCGGCTGGGGAGCGGTGATCGCGGCAGGCTTCGGCGTGGTCATGAACTCCACGCTGCAGCTGGCGTCGATCAGCTACTACGCCGCGCCGGGCCGGCTCGGCCAGGCTCTGCACTGGAGCAGCGCCACGACGTTCGTCAGTGCGGGAACGATGGAGGAACTCGGCAAGGGCGCCGCGGTCGGGCTGGCATACCTGCTGTTCCGGCGCCATCTCGACGGTGTCGTCGCCGGTCTGGTCCTCGGTGGCCTGACCGGGCTCGGTTTCAACCTGACCGAGACCGTCCTGTTCATGACCGCCGACGGGGGCGCCGGCGCCGGCCTGCACTATTGGATACGTCAGTCGTTCGCGCTGCTGGGCGCCCACACGGCTTTCAGCGCTGTGGTCGGCGCGGGCTTCGGACTGGCCACCGCGCTGGGCTCGCGCCGCCGCCGCGTACTGGTCGTCGCCGCCGGCTACCTCGCTGCCGCGGGGGTGCATTTCGCCGATGACGTCATCCTGGACGCGCTGAGCACGGGTGACATCACCGTGCCGATCCACGGCGGCGCCCTGACCGAGATGCTGCTCGTGCAGCCGCTGACGCTCGTCGTGCTGCAGGGACCACTGGTGGCGGTCTACCTGGTCCTGCTGCGGCAGGGCAGCCGCGGCCAGGCGGCCCGGCTGGCGGCGGACCTGCGAGCCGCCGCAGCCGACCCGGCCGGCGGCATCAGGCCGGCGGAGGTGCCGGTCCTGCTCAGTCCTCGGCGGCGGACCGGTGCCCGGCTGGCCGCCTGGCGCCGGCACGGATGGGAGGCGCTGGCCGCCGTGCGCCGGCTGCACGCCGCTCAGTACGAGCTGGCCGCGACCCACCGGGAGGAACCCGAACGCCTGGCCCGGCTGCGCCTGCGCATTGCGCAGCAGCGCCGACTGCTGGGCGCGGCCATGACGGCGGCACGAGCGACGAAGGCGGCGGCATGA
- a CDS encoding nuclear transport factor 2 family protein gives MSERDRGGDLLAAERRLQDAQRAGDVDELDRLLDDRLVAIGPDGGRYTKADDLDAYRSGSSVIGELAQVSLESLVVGTTGVTFVVCDVAGTFEGAPFGARVRYTRTWAYQEGVGWRVVAAHIAQV, from the coding sequence ATGAGTGAGCGTGATCGGGGCGGCGACCTGCTCGCCGCGGAGCGGCGCCTGCAGGACGCGCAACGCGCCGGCGACGTCGACGAGCTGGACCGGCTGCTGGACGACCGGCTGGTGGCCATCGGGCCGGACGGCGGGCGTTACACCAAGGCCGACGACCTGGACGCCTACCGGTCGGGCAGCTCGGTGATCGGCGAGCTGGCCCAGGTGAGCCTGGAGTCGCTGGTGGTGGGGACGACCGGGGTCACGTTCGTGGTGTGTGACGTGGCGGGGACCTTCGAGGGCGCGCCGTTCGGGGCGCGGGTGCGGTACACGCGTACCTGGGCGTACCAGGAAGGTGTCGGGTGGCGGGTGGTGGCCGCCCACATCGCGCAGGTCTGA
- a CDS encoding SUKH-4 family immunity protein, which yields MSVTQEQLTALWGADGMIRFPADRFGDVLGPLTPQVFPPGGVLPRDVPILFTVDVDVAGVQLFSRLRIEVGDAEPRIYIVLGSSPEDAQMLFCLEALTGAVVLLDLQTPNFEPVNATFAAFVEFLYRLGQLIGDDPGGRARAERAATIRAELTGADPSAFADPESWWSMAFDQLESTGR from the coding sequence ATGAGCGTCACGCAGGAGCAGCTCACCGCGCTCTGGGGCGCCGACGGGATGATCCGTTTTCCGGCCGACCGGTTCGGCGACGTGCTGGGACCGCTGACGCCACAGGTGTTCCCGCCCGGGGGCGTGCTGCCGCGGGACGTGCCGATCCTGTTCACCGTCGACGTCGACGTCGCGGGCGTGCAGCTGTTCTCCCGGCTGCGCATCGAGGTCGGCGACGCCGAGCCGCGCATCTACATCGTGCTCGGCAGCTCGCCGGAGGACGCGCAGATGCTCTTCTGCCTGGAGGCGCTGACCGGCGCGGTGGTGCTGCTGGACCTGCAGACGCCGAACTTCGAGCCGGTCAACGCGACGTTCGCCGCGTTCGTCGAGTTCCTGTACCGGCTGGGGCAGCTGATCGGGGACGACCCGGGCGGCCGGGCCCGCGCCGAGCGGGCCGCCACGATCCGCGCCGAGCTGACCGGCGCCGACCCCTCGGCCTTCGCCGACCCGGAGTCGTGGTGGAGCATGGCCTTCGACCAGCTGGAGTCCACCGGGCGGTGA
- a CDS encoding SUKH-4 family immunity protein, with the protein MNPELRELIAGLRAELEGGRPATLVWAQINAGAPADEIPAGLPRPVRELLAAADGILAGAFDLPAAAELPGIQYHLETMPGFTRIADEPQRWLVFGTLHEEPLLLDRETGAVWYFPDADGDEWFMRERFDNVASGLDEFVGHYVFGPGYGRIAFDDDEWWEFLSRHGLTEGDHDGGREA; encoded by the coding sequence TTGAATCCTGAGCTGCGCGAGCTCATCGCCGGGCTGCGCGCCGAGCTGGAGGGGGGCCGGCCGGCCACCCTGGTCTGGGCGCAGATCAACGCCGGCGCGCCGGCCGACGAGATCCCGGCCGGCCTGCCACGGCCGGTCCGCGAGCTGCTGGCGGCCGCCGACGGGATCCTGGCCGGCGCGTTCGACCTGCCCGCCGCCGCGGAGCTGCCCGGCATCCAGTACCACCTGGAGACGATGCCCGGCTTCACCCGCATCGCCGACGAACCGCAGCGGTGGCTGGTCTTCGGCACGCTGCACGAGGAGCCGCTGCTGCTCGACCGCGAGACCGGCGCGGTGTGGTACTTCCCGGACGCCGACGGCGACGAGTGGTTCATGCGTGAGCGGTTCGACAACGTGGCCTCCGGCCTCGACGAGTTCGTCGGTCACTACGTCTTCGGACCGGGCTACGGACGGATCGCTTTCGACGACGACGAGTGGTGGGAGTTCCTCAGCCGGCACGGTCTGACCGAGGGCGACCACGACGGGGGCCGGGAGGCATGA
- a CDS encoding DoxX family membrane protein encodes MTTIGRSHAAHLEQVEAPGSMLTKTAERALAVLRVATGFVFLWAFLDKVFGFGYATPSAKAWINGGSPTKGFLSNVEAGPLKGMFHSLAGTTFANWAFMIGLLGIGLAMILGIGLRVASVSAALMMAMMWLAEWPLASGSSNPIVDYHVVYAISGVIFALTYAGHTWGLGRVWAKLPIVQKNRWLI; translated from the coding sequence ATGACAACCATCGGCCGCAGCCACGCAGCCCACCTGGAGCAGGTTGAGGCGCCGGGCTCGATGCTCACCAAGACCGCCGAGAGGGCGCTGGCCGTTCTGCGGGTGGCGACCGGATTCGTCTTCCTGTGGGCGTTCCTGGACAAGGTCTTCGGCTTCGGCTACGCCACCCCGTCGGCCAAGGCCTGGATCAACGGTGGCTCGCCGACCAAGGGCTTCCTGTCCAACGTCGAGGCCGGCCCGCTCAAGGGCATGTTCCACAGCCTGGCCGGGACCACCTTCGCCAACTGGGCCTTCATGATCGGCCTGCTCGGCATCGGCCTCGCCATGATCCTCGGCATCGGCCTGCGCGTCGCCTCGGTCTCCGCGGCCCTGATGATGGCCATGATGTGGCTCGCCGAGTGGCCCCTCGCCAGCGGCTCCAGCAACCCGATCGTCGACTACCACGTCGTCTACGCGATCAGCGGCGTCATCTTCGCCCTGACCTACGCGGGCCACACCTGGGGCCTGGGCCGCGTCTGGGCCAAGCTCCCGATCGTCCAGAAGAACCGCTGGCTGATCTGA
- a CDS encoding esterase-like activity of phytase family protein — MGKIANRTLAGAGALVLAVALAGTASYAGGHPKVTTPTLTGWAALPAGTFVPGSEPSGALVTGDLHGFTAPFADQPVQGFSGIVDNHDGTFDVLSDNGYGNQANSADFLLRVHRLAPAFATNTVDVVGGVNLTDPNGKVPWPLTRADRVLTGADFDVESIVKAADGTFWIGDEFGPYLLHFDRGGRLLTAPIPLDGVVAPETAARTGVPATTGSSKGFEGLASSPGGRYVYGLLEGTVTGDTPGQLRLNEFDTRAQRYTGKRYRYRLESATNAIGDAIAVDRDRFLIIERDGGQGATAVFKRLYLADKRDRDRDGLLDKTLLVDLMNIANPKRLGGFGTTFTFPFQTIEDVVILDDTHLAVLNDNNFPFSSGRTAGRADDNEWITIQLPQPLHTDRRLLR; from the coding sequence ATGGGAAAGATCGCCAATCGCACGCTCGCCGGCGCCGGCGCGCTGGTCCTCGCTGTCGCCCTGGCCGGCACCGCGTCCTACGCCGGCGGGCACCCGAAGGTCACCACGCCGACGCTGACCGGCTGGGCCGCGCTGCCGGCCGGCACGTTCGTCCCGGGCAGCGAGCCGTCCGGCGCGCTGGTCACCGGTGACCTGCACGGATTCACCGCGCCGTTCGCGGACCAGCCGGTGCAGGGCTTCTCCGGCATCGTGGACAACCACGACGGCACCTTCGACGTGCTCTCCGACAACGGGTACGGCAACCAGGCCAACTCCGCCGACTTCCTGCTGCGCGTGCACCGGCTCGCCCCGGCCTTCGCCACCAACACGGTGGACGTGGTCGGCGGCGTCAACCTGACCGACCCGAACGGGAAGGTCCCGTGGCCGCTGACCCGCGCCGACCGGGTACTGACCGGCGCCGACTTCGACGTCGAGTCGATCGTCAAGGCGGCCGACGGCACGTTCTGGATCGGCGACGAGTTCGGCCCGTACCTGCTGCACTTCGATCGGGGTGGCCGGCTGCTCACCGCGCCGATCCCGCTCGACGGGGTGGTCGCGCCGGAGACCGCGGCCCGCACCGGCGTCCCGGCGACCACCGGCAGCAGCAAGGGATTCGAGGGCCTGGCCTCCTCCCCGGGCGGGCGGTACGTCTACGGCCTGCTGGAGGGCACCGTCACCGGCGACACCCCGGGGCAGCTGCGGCTCAACGAGTTCGACACCCGCGCCCAGAGGTACACCGGCAAGCGCTACCGCTACCGGCTGGAGTCGGCCACCAACGCCATCGGCGACGCCATCGCGGTGGACCGGGACCGCTTCCTGATCATCGAGCGGGACGGCGGGCAGGGCGCCACGGCCGTCTTCAAGCGGCTCTACCTGGCCGACAAGCGCGACCGCGACCGCGACGGGCTGCTGGACAAGACCCTGCTGGTCGACCTGATGAACATCGCCAACCCGAAGCGGCTGGGCGGGTTCGGCACCACGTTCACCTTCCCGTTCCAGACCATCGAGGACGTGGTGATCCTGGACGACACCCATCTGGCCGTGCTCAACGACAACAACTTCCCGTTCTCCAGCGGCCGGACCGCCGGACGCGCGGACGACAACGAGTGGATCACCATCCAGCTGCCGCAGCCGCTGCACACCGACCGGCGCCTGCTCAGGTGA
- a CDS encoding glutamate-cysteine ligase family protein → MTTLTEQAAEDFFAARAFQPGMPGFAGIAVDLLLDPACAPTGRRPLRHGFLDARSPGVVVVSGPPSPGLEVALRRMSDDLAAATRVMDQHGLSVLPFATDTVHPEGPVHAYGAATAGVRIGLEAGLDDGGPLGLRRRWALAHTLAPVLAAAFANAPLRHGRPTGWRSVRQALRRDLPVLPPGPSAPPCEPGDRRTAGPAQDLPAPRAAQTGPAQGLPIPRAAASGPARCATDPRTAWSAYVMKAPTGTGRSLRDRLRAGARLAETDLHRHLAALRPPVAARGHLEIDVADRQPGNGWRVPAAVITALLDDPRAAEEAEAATAHLADEPRLWERAARDALTDPVLAGAARACFVAAYAALARQGVSRELRDALADFTETYVGRGRCPADDLLDRAAGRV, encoded by the coding sequence GTGACCACCCTGACCGAGCAGGCGGCCGAGGACTTCTTCGCGGCCCGGGCGTTCCAGCCCGGGATGCCGGGGTTCGCCGGGATCGCGGTGGACCTCCTGCTGGATCCGGCCTGCGCGCCGACCGGCCGGCGGCCGCTGCGGCACGGCTTCCTGGACGCCCGGTCACCGGGCGTGGTCGTGGTCAGCGGTCCCCCGTCGCCCGGGCTGGAGGTCGCCCTCCGCCGGATGTCCGACGACCTGGCCGCGGCCACCCGGGTGATGGACCAGCACGGGTTGAGCGTGCTGCCGTTCGCCACCGACACCGTGCACCCGGAGGGTCCGGTGCACGCCTACGGCGCCGCCACCGCGGGCGTCCGGATCGGCCTGGAGGCGGGCCTGGACGACGGCGGCCCGCTCGGGCTGCGGCGTCGCTGGGCCCTCGCGCACACCCTGGCTCCGGTGCTGGCCGCCGCGTTCGCGAACGCCCCGCTGCGGCACGGCCGCCCGACCGGCTGGCGCAGCGTCCGCCAGGCGCTGCGGCGCGACCTTCCGGTGCTGCCGCCCGGCCCGAGCGCCCCGCCGTGCGAGCCCGGCGACCGGCGGACCGCCGGCCCGGCCCAGGATCTGCCGGCCCCGCGCGCCGCGCAGACCGGTCCGGCCCAGGGCCTGCCGATCCCGCGCGCCGCGGCGTCCGGCCCGGCACGGTGCGCAACCGACCCACGTACGGCCTGGTCCGCGTACGTCATGAAGGCCCCCACCGGGACCGGCCGCAGCCTGCGCGACCGCCTGCGCGCCGGCGCCCGCCTGGCCGAGACGGACCTGCACCGCCACCTCGCCGCGCTCCGCCCGCCGGTGGCCGCCCGCGGTCATCTGGAGATCGACGTCGCCGACCGGCAGCCGGGCAACGGCTGGCGCGTCCCCGCCGCGGTGATCACCGCCCTGCTCGACGATCCCCGCGCCGCCGAGGAGGCCGAGGCCGCCACCGCGCACCTGGCCGACGAGCCCCGCCTGTGGGAACGCGCCGCCCGCGACGCGCTCACCGATCCGGTGCTGGCCGGCGCGGCCCGCGCCTGCTTCGTCGCCGCCTACGCCGCGCTGGCCCGCCAGGGGGTCAGCCGGGAGCTGCGCGACGCGCTCGCCGACTTCACCGAGACGTACGTCGGCCGTGGCCGCTGCCCCGCCGACGACCTCCTGGACCGCGCCGCCGGCCGCGTCTGA
- a CDS encoding LacI family DNA-binding transcriptional regulator, producing the protein MAQQPRNGRAPSVKDVAAVAGVSLGTVSNVLNRPAVVSTTTRERVERAMAELGFVRNESARQLRAGTSRALAYVMLDGGNPFFQDVAEGIEIAADAADLSLFVCNSGGRVQRESKHLDRLVQQRVQGILITPVDPDAPHLAEFARRGIPFVMVDRLSGSGGHCSVAVDDVLGGRIAVEHLIDRGHERVAFIGGPDRIGQVRERYQGAREVWAEFGRPAEDLIHLATEALTVSEGRSAGERLAGLPSRRRPTAAFCANDLLALGLLQHAVTAGLRVPDDLAIVGFDDIDFAAAAAVPLTSVRQPRQELGRTAARLVLDEATNPDHRHEQATFVPALVARASTGTVRR; encoded by the coding sequence TTGGCTCAGCAGCCGCGCAACGGCCGCGCGCCGTCGGTCAAGGACGTGGCGGCGGTCGCGGGCGTCTCCCTCGGCACGGTGTCCAACGTGCTCAACCGGCCCGCCGTGGTGAGCACCACCACCCGGGAGCGGGTCGAGCGGGCGATGGCCGAGCTCGGGTTCGTCCGCAACGAGTCGGCCCGCCAGCTGCGCGCGGGCACCAGCCGGGCGTTGGCGTACGTGATGCTCGACGGCGGCAACCCCTTCTTCCAGGATGTCGCGGAGGGTATCGAGATCGCCGCGGACGCCGCCGACCTGTCGCTGTTCGTCTGCAACAGCGGCGGCCGCGTCCAGCGCGAGTCCAAGCACCTCGACCGCCTGGTCCAGCAGCGGGTCCAGGGCATCCTGATCACCCCGGTCGATCCGGACGCGCCGCACCTGGCCGAGTTCGCCCGGCGCGGCATCCCGTTCGTCATGGTGGACCGGCTCAGCGGCTCCGGCGGGCACTGCTCGGTCGCCGTCGACGATGTGCTGGGTGGGCGGATCGCGGTCGAGCATCTGATCGATCGGGGTCACGAGCGGGTGGCGTTCATCGGTGGGCCGGACCGTATCGGTCAGGTCCGCGAGCGCTATCAGGGCGCCCGTGAGGTGTGGGCGGAGTTCGGCCGGCCGGCCGAGGACCTGATCCACCTCGCCACCGAGGCGCTCACCGTGAGCGAGGGCCGCTCCGCCGGGGAACGCCTGGCCGGGCTGCCGTCGCGGCGGCGGCCGACCGCCGCGTTCTGCGCCAACGACCTGCTCGCGCTCGGGCTGCTGCAGCACGCGGTGACCGCGGGACTGCGGGTGCCGGACGACCTGGCCATCGTCGGCTTCGACGACATCGATTTCGCGGCGGCTGCCGCGGTGCCGCTGACCTCGGTGCGGCAGCCGCGGCAGGAACTCGGCCGGACCGCGGCGCGCCTGGTGCTGGACGAGGCGACCAACCCGGATCACCGGCACGAGCAGGCGACCTTCGTGCCGGCGCTGGTCGCCCGCGCCTCGACGGGCACGGTGCGCCGCTGA
- a CDS encoding alpha/beta hydrolase, producing MSVLHQTWRSALATTLIAAIVTLLGAPARAANPYERGPAPTTASIEATRGPFAIAQLTVARSSVSGFGGGTVYYPTDTSAGTFGAVAISPGFTASQSSVSWLGPRIASQGFVVITIDTLSVYDQPDARGTQLLAALDYLTGSSAVRTRIDATRLGVMGHSMGGGGSLAASRTRPALQAAVPLAPWHTTKSWSTDRVPTLIIGAESDTVAPVASHAEPFYTSLPSTLDKAYLELNNASHSAPTSANVTVAKYSISWLKRFIDNDTRYEQFLCPAPSGSAIQEYRDTCPHS from the coding sequence GTGTCCGTCCTCCACCAGACCTGGAGATCCGCACTAGCCACCACCCTGATCGCGGCGATCGTCACGCTCCTGGGAGCGCCGGCGCGGGCCGCCAACCCGTACGAGAGGGGCCCGGCGCCGACCACCGCGAGCATCGAGGCCACCCGCGGACCGTTCGCCATCGCCCAGCTCACCGTCGCCCGCTCCAGCGTCAGCGGGTTCGGCGGCGGCACGGTCTACTACCCCACCGACACCAGCGCGGGCACGTTCGGCGCGGTCGCCATCTCCCCCGGCTTCACCGCGTCCCAGTCCTCGGTCTCCTGGCTGGGCCCGCGGATCGCCTCGCAGGGCTTCGTGGTGATCACCATCGACACGCTGAGCGTCTACGACCAGCCCGACGCCCGCGGCACGCAACTGCTGGCCGCCCTGGACTACCTGACCGGCTCCAGCGCGGTGCGCACCCGCATCGACGCCACCCGGCTCGGCGTGATGGGGCACTCGATGGGCGGTGGTGGCAGCCTGGCCGCCTCCCGCACCCGCCCGGCACTGCAGGCGGCGGTGCCGCTCGCCCCGTGGCACACCACCAAGAGCTGGTCGACCGACCGGGTGCCGACCCTGATCATCGGCGCGGAGAGCGACACCGTCGCCCCGGTCGCGTCACACGCCGAGCCGTTCTACACCAGCCTGCCGAGCACCCTCGACAAGGCCTACCTGGAGCTGAACAACGCCTCGCACTCCGCGCCGACATCGGCGAACGTCACCGTGGCCAAGTACAGCATCTCCTGGCTCAAGCGGTTCATCGACAACGACACCCGTTACGAGCAGTTCCTCTGCCCGGCCCCGTCCGGCTCGGCCATCCAGGAGTACCGCGACACCTGCCCGCACTCCTGA